In Gemmatimonadaceae bacterium, one DNA window encodes the following:
- a CDS encoding DUF4159 domain-containing protein, with product MSQFVFCTGEYASGDWESAPLVAPNLIDSVARYTSIDVASTGVTVPLDSPRLFEHPLVYLTGHLPFRLTEAERANVRAFTDRGGMIFMDDHNHDVGGIFHRTATEEIARTWSPLRQLPNTHGLYSAFFEFDDGPPTTSHELNGWGDNLVHPNLSAVVRDGRIVVLYSNKDYSSEWSYHPDNKRFSSVNNTRFGVNIIVYALTS from the coding sequence GGAGAGCGCGCCGCTCGTCGCGCCCAACCTGATCGATTCGGTCGCGCGATACACGTCCATCGACGTCGCGTCCACGGGAGTGACCGTGCCGCTCGACTCGCCGCGGCTGTTCGAGCATCCGCTCGTGTACCTCACCGGCCACTTGCCGTTTCGCCTGACGGAGGCGGAGCGCGCGAACGTTCGCGCGTTCACCGATCGTGGCGGAATGATCTTCATGGACGATCACAACCACGACGTCGGCGGGATCTTCCACAGGACGGCCACCGAGGAGATCGCGCGGACATGGTCGCCGCTGCGGCAGCTGCCCAACACGCACGGGCTGTACTCCGCGTTCTTCGAGTTCGACGACGGCCCGCCCACGACCAGCCACGAGCTGAACGGCTGGGGCGACAATCTCGTGCATCCGAACCTGAGCGCGGTCGTGCGCGACGGGCGGATCGTGGTGCTGTACAGCAACAAGGACTACAGCTCGGAGTGGAGCTACCATCCGGACAACAAGCGGTTCAGCTCCGTGAACAACACCAGGTTCGGTGTCAACATCATCGTGTATGCGCTCACGAGTTGA